The nucleotide sequence CGGCAGCCGATGCGCATGCCCGGCGCCATCATCCAAGCAAGGAGTTTTGCAGATGCACGGCACTAGGATTCCTCTCGCGAAGCCCGACTCCCGCGCCATCACCATCCGCCTCGCGCGCGATCCGAGTGATCTGATGCTGGTCACCGCCATTCGCTCGGCGGTCTATCTGGCCGAGCAGGATTGTCCGTTCGAGGAGGAGTTCGACGGCAACGACATGGTCGCCGCGCACTTCATCGGCTATGTCGGCAACGAGCCTGCGGGCTGCCTGCGAGTACGCTTCTTCGGCGATTTCGCCAAGGTGGAGCGGCTTGCGGTGCGCCACCAATATCGGCGCTCGCGCGTCTCGTTCAAGCTGGTGCAGGCGAGCGTCGATTACGTGAAGCGCAAGGGCTTTCGCAAGATCTACGGCCAGGCGCAGGACCGGCTGGTCGATTTCTGGGCTCATTTCGGCGCCAAGCCGCTCGGCCACAACCGCAAGGTCACCTTTTCGGATTTCTCCTACACGGAAATGCTGCTGGAGATCGAGCCGGGGCCGGACGCCATCACGCTGGACAGCGATCCCTATGTAATCATCCGTCCCGAAGGCGATTGGGACCGACCCGGCGTCCTCGACGCATCGGCGGGGCGGGCGGTGACCTCGCCGCTGCGGGACCTCGCACTCGCCGATCGCTGAAACTGGTGCAGCTCCGCGCAAGACAATGCTGGATTCCATTCAAGACGATCCGCCGATCCTGATCTGCGCGGATCTCCAGGTCGAATACCTGACCCCCGGGCGTCGCCACGTCATCCGCGATGGCGAGGCCGCCACCGCGCGCTGCCTGGAACTCCTGGCGCTGTGGCGCAGCAATCTCTGGCCGGTGATGCATCTGAAACGCATCGCGCAGGCCGCCTGGTTCAATCCGGCATCAAGGCTGACCGATTGGATCGCCGAGGCGAAGCCGCGGCCCGGCGAAATGACGTTCGAGCACCCGCTGCCATCGGCCTACAGTTCCGCGCGGTTCGTGGACTACATGTCCAATATCCGCAACG is from Bradyrhizobium xenonodulans and encodes:
- a CDS encoding GNAT family N-acetyltransferase is translated as MHGTRIPLAKPDSRAITIRLARDPSDLMLVTAIRSAVYLAEQDCPFEEEFDGNDMVAAHFIGYVGNEPAGCLRVRFFGDFAKVERLAVRHQYRRSRVSFKLVQASVDYVKRKGFRKIYGQAQDRLVDFWAHFGAKPLGHNRKVTFSDFSYTEMLLEIEPGPDAITLDSDPYVIIRPEGDWDRPGVLDASAGRAVTSPLRDLALADR
- a CDS encoding isochorismatase family protein → MLDSIQDDPPILICADLQVEYLTPGRRHVIRDGEAATARCLELLALWRSNLWPVMHLKRIAQAAWFNPASRLTDWIAEAKPRPGEMTFEHPLPSAYSSARFVDYMSNIRNVRGVLAGFSLDETILATAVDGFHRSHRYQVVGDAVACRQLSTGDAAAYKHAVVNVIGNFATIHVSAELIRTSGAVAV